Part of the Virgibacillus necropolis genome, TGTACATCATCAATCATCTCTGGAATACCTTCCATTACATCGTTACGCGTTAGTATTGTTGCACCATATTCCATAAGCTCTGCAACTGTTTTGCCATCTCTTGCACCCTCTATCACTTCATATGTAATCAGTGCTATAGATTCCGGGTGATTTAATTTCAAACCTCTTTCTCTTCTGCGTTTTGCAAGATCCCCTGCAACTACAATTAAAAGTTTATCAATTTCACGTGGTAATAATTGCATGTGATACCTCCTATCCGTTTTTTTATTTATTAAAAGCTTCCCCTATTTCACGCTTCTAAATACTTAGCAAGAATAAATTGAAAGCTACAAAAGAAGTATTAGACATAACTAAATAAGACATCACAATAAGAATTTTTTGTAAATACCAATTTTGGTTTATAGATTGTGAAATGTGTAACAAAGTATACTACTTATTTAAAACCCAACTATACGGACAGTTAAACTTTAAGCTTACATATTTAAAAAAAATTACTAAGAGGTAGGTCAAAGGTGTCATTCATTTTCAATTAGAATTGAAGGAGATGGTGGTTCTCCTGAACGACTTTTAAAAGAGGATTTCACTTTTTCATCTGGTAGATCAACCGATGTGAAAAGAGTTTGAGATCGTTTATTCTTAGCAGTTAAAAAAGTATAAATCCTTTCTTACTGCATAAGTGCAACTAAGGCTTGGCGATAAGCCAATGTTTCTGAGCTAGTTAAAAACTTCTATTCATTAGAAATGTCCAATACATTCTATCCTATTTTACATATCTCCCGGCGGAAATCAAGTCTTACCCTTCCGTCTTTTATAAGACTAAAACCAGGTAGAAGAAAATAACTTCCTCTACCCTTGTTTTTTTCGTCTATTTACTTTTCACTTTAGCATACATGCATGTATCCCGAAGCTCTTTCCCATCAACTGATAAATCCTCATTTCTAATGATACCCTCTAATTGAAACCCCAATCTCTCCGGAATTGCACAACTTTTGCTATTACGGGTATCACATTGTATTTGCACACGATTTGCACCGAGTTCGTTAAACGTGAATTCTGTTAAACCAGCAACGGCTTCTGTCATATATCCATGCCCACTAAATCTGGTATCACCCCAATATCCAATCTCAAATTTCCGTACGTCCCAATCGATGTTATGTAAGCCTGATGATCCCACAAATTGATTGGTCTCTTTAAGAAATACTAGCATTCTCAGTTTCTCTCTTTTTAAAAAGCTTATGTGTGATTCGCGTGTATTAATTTCTGTCTCTTCCTCAGTTTGGCTGTTTTGCGCGAAACCCATCCATGGTCTAAGCTCATTGATAGAAGCATTAATTGCGTCATATATAGCTTTTCCGTCCCCGGGCATAGGTATTCTTAATCGTAATCGTTCGGTTTCAAATTCGTGTCGGAAGTCTAGTAAAATTGGGTTCATAAGCGTCATATCCTTTTTTAGAGTTCTAAAAAATATATACGATTGCAGAGGAAAATGCAACATGAATTTTTAAAAGTCAAACATCAAACTCCCCGTTATTATATTAATGTATGTATTCTTTTTTTATTAGCTTGTTTAAAAGTCTATTTCTACTAAAAATAAGCAAGTTGTCCTAGGGAAGGTAATAAAATGTGTAGATACCATAGGGGATGCGCCAATTCAAATTGTTATCAAACACATAAACATAATATAAATCGATACAAGACTTGTATAAGATTTACCCATGAATATCACTCCTTCCATAGAAAGCCAACTGATCCCTGGCTTTCTTTTTATTATAGAAAAACACTTCTACACTCCTGTATTTAGGATGATTACTCCAATATGAGACAAGAGCTTGTTTTTTAATATAATAGACTATTGACCGTTTCGTAATGGCTTTTATTTTCATTTATATAAAGTAGGAGGTGAGAAAATGGTATATTACAAATCAAGAAAAAAGAATTATTCAAGAAAGAAATACGAAGAAGTTTGCGAATCACCTGAAAAAAAGGAGGAAAAAGAAATGGGTTATAAGTATTACAATGATTGTGATTGTCATGATAAATATGACAAATGTGATAAATGCGATAAATACGACAAATATGACAAATGCGATAAGTGCGATAAATGCGACGATAAATGTAAGTGCAAAGAAGAGGAAAATAGATTTATTGAATTTGATGTAGATGAGAGCACTAGAATATTTTTCCCTGGTATCAATGGTAATGGTGATGATAATGGAAATGGTAATGGTAATAGAATAAATTCACTTGCTCAAGTGAAAGTTGATGTGGACTGTGAGGATAATGAAGTATTACTACAGGGAACGGTTGAGTGGACACCAAATGATCTCGCTTTAACCACACTTATAGTCACAGCATTAACAACAGCAGGAATTGTTGCACCTCTATCTTTGGAAGGAACATTTAGAATATTCAGAAGCTGCAAGGATGGTAGTTCACCTGTACCAATCTTTGAAACAACAGACACGTCTACAATTAATGGACTTGATCTTGGTAGTCTTCTTGTTCCGGCAGCACTTACGCTTCCATTAAGCACAATAACTACCGGATTTCACTATGTAGATCAAAATCCTTGTTGTGGAGATAATCGTTATTTCTTGACACTTAACTTAAATCTTCCTAATGATCCTAGTATTACTGTTGGTGGAGTAACGGGACTTCTTTCATCGTTTCTACCTGCTTTAACTTTCACTTCAGAAACGAAGGTATTCACAGCAACAGAGATTGAAGAAGTAGATAAGAAGCATAAAAAATATTAATTTGCTATTAGAAAATAAAGTTTAATAGTGAGAACCATTAAAAGACAAATTAATGCATCTAAGCAACCTGTTTTCGATATTCTATCGGAGACAGGTGCTTAAATTTTATCAATTCTTAAAATATGAACCCAGGAAAGAATACCAGTAATAGTTTCGATTATATATCAAAACTTACATTTGATAATACGGTTGATTTATCCCTTCAAGCGCTTGTTTAATAGAATTTCTAACTTCTACATTTTTTTCTATCGTTTCTAGATGGAAATATAAACTCCTTAAAAATTGCTTTATATTTGCTCTATATACGAAATACGCCTGATCACCTGTTGAAAAATTTTGCTTTAACTCATTTGCGAGTTCGGCAATTTTCTCACAAACCATGGATTCACTAAACCCTCTTTGCAACATAGCTATGACTGGATTAGCCATTCGCTCATCTTCTTCATAATGAAAGTAATCCTTATTGAAAGCCATTTTATTAAAAATAGCCGTAAAGACATTTTCTGCGTTTTCAATTGATAGATTTGGTTGTTTAACTAACTCATCTAGAGCATCTGCTACATGTGCAATACTATGCGCCCAGCCTTTTGCGTGGACAAGCCCTCTAATATCCTGTTCTTGATCAAGGTATTTTAATAACGATACAGAAATCTGTTCTATGTCATTCGAAGCTAAAAAGTTTTTTTGCAAATTAACAAGTAAAATCATAGCAATGATTAATGAAGAAAAGGATCTCGT contains:
- a CDS encoding DUF2785 domain-containing protein is translated as MNATELKETLMTYKNNNFQMDESISISELTTAMLREIGNVDPELRDELIYSSFSQLILEDSYSDGELKRILTTCMDTDHLFYKIGEIGKDSVFTRSFSSLIIAMILLVNLQKNFLASNDIEQISVSLLKYLDQEQDIRGLVHAKGWAHSIAHVADALDELVKQPNLSIENAENVFTAIFNKMAFNKDYFHYEEDERMANPVIAMLQRGFSESMVCEKIAELANELKQNFSTGDQAYFVYRANIKQFLRSLYFHLETIEKNVEVRNSIKQALEGINQPYYQM
- a CDS encoding urease subunit gamma, with amino-acid sequence MQLLPREIDKLLIVVAGDLAKRRRERGLKLNHPESIALITYEVIEGARDGKTVAELMEYGATILTRNDVMEGIPEMIDDVQVEATFPDGTKLVTVHNPIR
- a CDS encoding GNAT family N-acetyltransferase — translated: MNPILLDFRHEFETERLRLRIPMPGDGKAIYDAINASINELRPWMGFAQNSQTEEETEINTRESHISFLKREKLRMLVFLKETNQFVGSSGLHNIDWDVRKFEIGYWGDTRFSGHGYMTEAVAGLTEFTFNELGANRVQIQCDTRNSKSCAIPERLGFQLEGIIRNEDLSVDGKELRDTCMYAKVKSK